The Primulina eburnea isolate SZY01 chromosome 8, ASM2296580v1, whole genome shotgun sequence genome contains a region encoding:
- the LOC140839402 gene encoding uncharacterized protein isoform X1, whose product MQYFLTRLSPKGSYKINITEPLSTGYVIVMSKNEKPKQNNAYSANDNSYGGKTVLESIETETTRSSRGHTRLDRLVRQRVHGIRNDGRLNKLRQHIGEFAADVQY is encoded by the exons ATGCAATATTTCCTCACAAGGCTGAGTCCAAAGGGTAGTTACAAGATTAACATAACTGAACCTTTATCAACTGGTTACGTGATAGT AATGTCAAAGAATGAGAAGCCTAAACAGAATAATGCATATTCTGCCAATGACAATAGTTATGGGGGAAAAACAGTTTTGGAATCTATAGAGACCGAAACAACAAGATCATCTAGAGGTCATACACGTTTGGATAGGCTTGTTAGGCAAAGGGTTCATGGAATTAGAAATGATGGAAGGTTAAATAAATTGAGGCAGCATATAGGAGAATTTGCAG CTGACGTACAATATTGA